In the genome of Vicia villosa cultivar HV-30 ecotype Madison, WI linkage group LG7, Vvil1.0, whole genome shotgun sequence, one region contains:
- the LOC131619406 gene encoding protein neprosin-like — protein sequence MFNILFFVVCLVGCVTCHTMKEDLEIERELKRINKVPLKSIHTKFGDIVDCIDIYKQPAFDDPLLKNHKLQKRPRFKLRTKEKSEKTSSIKAVFGLQEDKCPTGTVPIKRATKNDLIGGKSYFNNGVFENTHGNHYAEVISKPGIYESYNGVSGTSRVYNVNIKNNQTSSSVMYVRSGPDGTSYIGMGWHVAPQLYNDDATHFYAVWTTDNFKTSGCYNLQCFGFIQTSQNNYFGGRIDNTSIYGGQMIEMKISIAQDPQTYNWLLIFENELLGYFPTTLFSNLNYATQVGWGGRTSSLEGDSNPPMGSGYYPDRIYTHASYFRYVTYQVNNSTTDIEPKQNEIEEVCDKPKCYSVKYYGTYDSEVGYSLQFGGPGGNCDD from the exons atgttcAATATACTATTCTTTGTCGTGTGTTTAGTGGGGTGTGTTACATGCCATACAATGAAAGAAGACTTGGAAATTGAACGAGAGTTAAAGAGGATTAATAAAGTTCCCTTAAAGAGTATCCAT ACAAAATTTGGGGATATTGTTGATTGCATTGATATTTATAAGCAACCAGCTTTTGATGATCCTTTACTCAAGAATCATAAATTGCAG AAAAGACCCCGCTTTAAACTTAGAActaaagaaaaaagtgaaaagacTTCATCAATTAAGGCTGTATTTGGGCTTCAAGAAGACAAGTGTCCAACTGGAACTGTTCCGATTAAGAGAGCAactaaaaatgatttaattggaggaaaatcatattttaataatGGTGTGTTTGAAAATACTCACGGTAACCAT TATGCAGAAGTCATATCAAAACCTGGAATTTATGAATCGTATAATGGAGTTTCTGGAACAAGTCGTGTTTATAAtgttaatattaaaaacaatcaaacaagTTCTTCTGTGATGTATGTTCGAAGTGGGCCTGACGGCACAAGTTATATCGGCATGGGATGGCAT gtGGCTCCACAATTATACAATGATGATGCAACTCATTTTTATGCCGTATGGACG ACTGATAATTTCAAGACAAGCGGGTGCTATAATTTACAATGTTTTGGATTTATTCAAACTAGCCAAAACAACTATTTTGGTGGAAGAATTGATAATACATCTATATATGGTGGACAGATGATTGAAATGAAAATATCTATTGCTCAG GATCCTCAAACATATAATTGGTTGCTAATTTTTGAAAATGAGTTGCTTGGATATTTTCCCACAACATTATTCTCCAACTTGAACTATGCCACTCAAGTAGGATGGGGTGGTAGAACATCATCTCTTGAGGGTGATTCTAATCCGCCAATGGGTTCTGGATATTATCCTGATCGCATATATACACATGCAAGTTATTTTCGATATGTTACATATCAAGTTAATAACTCCACAACAGACATTGAACCCAAACAAAATGAGATAGAAGAAGTCTGTGATAAACCTAAGTGTTATTCTGTTAAATATTATGGAACATATGATAGTGAAGTTGGATATTCTCTTCAATTCGGAGGACCAGGGGgtaattgtgatgattaa